The Palaemon carinicauda isolate YSFRI2023 chromosome 43, ASM3689809v2, whole genome shotgun sequence genome window below encodes:
- the LOC137633824 gene encoding uncharacterized protein codes for MDLGGHSVDPTCPANPSGEAAGHSTPEEGESRRMGQPSANGSTHNQSAPVAGQLTSRLEGPSNSAQGVAESTDRSPTCPHCGKVFKSFAGRRLHERRAHALDFHEGAIKRLEDRRNKPWAPEELNLMAQFEVSNLGHPFINAKIQECVLNERSVNSISGKRKSKQYQDLLKNAKGKEEEECKVVKPKMIVEPTGASQESHVGGRLDWTSDDEISMIKFEVDNKDDHHINKSIVQRVFPWRTLESVRTKRKTLKYRHKVAAYAEHLKTLASAVPPTLSRVRMDGTRSAATENLRVTSVADEGLAYASKDTSGDQRRSTVAPKEVNPVLTTPIMTRNTASTLITLQATHENSKSQDGMNEYLDRSRGGRDSGPLTVDTATTSPLARIGSQTSGPALDRGRAGHGPSSGVEVVTTSALAPGGSPPSSPDGSDASPLSKRSLSTSGENEISQEIDSLKEEIFGSRPRVVRANNNSRGCRQLQGNIPRNIRRRREYAAIQRGWDKNRSRVAQNAILGKDPLASPTFPPGTVEYWTALFGRPSPASLLNDEAQRHSCTILEPINTLDIEWCKRKTSLKMSPGPDGIRAADFRAAANYRIAELYNTILQSKTATYDWARGRTTLLPKKDVPQEAGDFRPITITSVLTRGLHKILSKRLAERIPSSVCQKGFKAGEGVSSNLLLLQELIKEAKTESKTLYLVFIDFKKAFDSVSHHALLDTLRAAGLDNDSIHYLTNFYSSISTEVAGIWVNITRGVMQGDPLSPCSSILP; via the coding sequence ATGGATCTTGGGGGCCATTCAGTAGATCCAACTTGCCCAGCCAATCCCTCGGGAGAGGCTGCTGGTCACTCCACCCCTGAAGAAGGGGAAAGCCGGCGTATGGGTCAACCCTCCGCCAACGGGAGCACTCACAACCAGAGTGCCCCCGTCGCCGGCCAATTAACTAGCCGATTGGAAGGGCCCTCCAACAGTGCCCAAGGCGTGGCCGAGAGCACCGATCGGTCTCCCACCTGCCCCCATTGTGGTAAGGTGTTTAAGTCCTTCGCAGGCAGGCGTCTGCATGAGAGAAGAGCTCACGCTCTTGATTTTCACGAGGGGGCCATAAAACGCCTAGAAGACCGGCGAAATAAGCCCTGGGCCCCAGAAGAGCTCAACTTGATGGCCCAGTTCGAAGTTTCTAACTTGGGCCATCCTTTTATAAATGCAAAAATACAGGAGTGCGTATTGAATGAAAGATCAGTGAACTCTATAAGTGGCAAACGTAAGTCCAAACAATATCAGGACTTACTGAAAAATGctaaaggaaaggaggaggaggagtgcaaGGTGGTAAAACCGAAAATGATTGTTGAGCCCACCGGGGCCAGTCAGGAAAGCCATGTGGGGGGCCGTCTCGACTGGACCTCGGACGACGAGATCTCTATGATCAAGTTCGAGGTGGACAATAAAGATGACCACCACATAAATAAAAGTATTGTGCAGCGAGTTTTTCCTTGGCGTACGCTTGAAAGCGTACGCACAAAGAGAAAGACTCTTAAATATAGACATAAGGTTGCAGCATATGCAGAGCATTTAAAAACCCTAGCAAGTGCAGTACCTCCTACTCTGAGCAGAGTAAGGATGGACGGTACAAGATCAGCTGCAACCGAAAATCTCAGGGTAACATCTGTGGCAGATGAGGGATTGGCGTATGCGTCAAAAGATACGAGTGGAGATCAAAGGAGGAGTACAGTGGCCCCAAAAGAAGTCAATCCTGTTCTGACAACACCAATTATGACCAGAAACACTGCGTCAACCCTCATCACCCTGCAAGCCACACATGAGAATTCTAAAAGCCAAGATGGAATGAATGAGTATCTGGACCGGAGCCGGGGTGGCCGCGATTCCGGCCCTCTTACGGTTGATACTGCGACCACCTCGCCTCTGGCCCGGATCGGGTCCCAAACGTCTGGCCCTGCTCTGGACCGGGGCCGGGCCGGTCATGGGCCCAGCTCCGGGGTTGAGGTTGTGACCACCTCGGCTCTGGCCCCGGGCGGGTCTCCCCCGTCTAGCCCCGACGGGAGTGACGCATCTCCTCTCAGCAAAAGGAGCTTGAGTACATCTGGTGAAAATGAAATCTCGCAAGAGATTGATTCGCTGAAAGAGGAGATATTTGGATCGAGACCCAGAGTAGTTAGAGCAAACAACAATAGTAGGGGATGTAGACAGCTGCAGGGAAATATTCCTCGGAATataaggagaaggagagagtatgCGGCAATTCAAAGAGGCTGGGATAAAAATCGCAGCCGAGTTGCCCAGAATGCCATCTTGGGAAAAGACCCTTTGGCTAGTCCCACGTTCCCACCCGGGACCGTGGAATACTGGACGGCCCTCTTTGGAAGGCCTAGTCCAGCTAGCCTATTAAACGACGAAGCACAACGCCACTCATGCACCATTCTTGAACCGATTAACACCCTTGACATTGAATGGTGCAAAAGAAAAACCAGCTTAAAGATGTCGCCGGGCCCAGACGGCATTAGAGCAGCCGACTTTAGAGCGGCGGCAAACTACCGGATTGCAGAACTGTATAACACTATACTGCAATCCAAAACAGCCACGTATGACTGGGCACGAGGCAGAACAACGCTGCTGCCCAAAAAGGATGTCCCTCAAGAGGCCGGGGACTTCCGTCCAATTACCATAACATCAGTCTTAACTAGAGGGTTGCATAAGATCCTGAGCAAGCGCCTGGCGGAGCGCATCCCCTCCTCGGTCTGTCAGAAAGGGTTCAAGGCTGGGGAGGGTGTCAGTAGCAACCTTCTATTGTTGCAAGAACTGATCAAGGAGGCCAAGACGGAATCGAAGACCCTCTACCTAGTCTTTATAGACTTCAAGAAGGCATTCGATTCCGTCAGTCATCATGCCCTCTTAGATACTCTAAGGGCAGCTGGCCTGGACAATGACTCGATCCACTACCTCACAAACTTCTACTCTAGTATCAGCACCGAGGTAGCTGGGATCTGGGTCAATATTACTAGAGGCGTAATGCAGGGGGATCCACTGTCCCCCTGCTCTTCAATCTTGCCCTAG